The following are from one region of the Thermococcus cleftensis genome:
- a CDS encoding magnesium transporter has product MAVIGGEVREELREKVKEAYRVTLPSLFTSQIFGLFGGTFLGKYFETIRTQFPGLLVVLPGMMGLRGNVFGSMASRFSTMLYLGDLEPSLRDRKVLKEIVLRMLISLIPIFLLWAIGVATGIKKNAFDVLLIVVTSTILVSFILGYFTSFVTIFAFRRGTDPDSVAAPLVASMGDFLTVPSLVLFILLIEKSPEAFRLFNYSMIVLFAVVAAVSRVRKAEFLELKQVFLTITGLALLSTVSGSLLAKFSGVIQASVILSFIYPALLSSFGNYGSIIAAKTSTKLHLGEIEGFLCPKAFTDILALFTTAPVIGLTKVLIGGALMALTTGASVPRTVYWIVLTYPFMALFIMLYSYAISYFLFQKNIDPDHVAIPLISNNSDIFGTIYVVLMAKLMVGA; this is encoded by the coding sequence ATGGCAGTGATCGGCGGGGAGGTCAGGGAGGAGCTGAGGGAGAAGGTCAAGGAAGCCTACAGGGTCACGCTGCCGTCCCTGTTCACCTCCCAGATATTCGGCCTATTCGGCGGTACATTCCTGGGCAAGTACTTTGAGACCATAAGAACCCAGTTTCCCGGCCTTCTTGTGGTTCTGCCAGGAATGATGGGCCTTCGCGGCAACGTCTTCGGCTCGATGGCTTCCCGCTTCTCCACGATGCTCTACCTCGGTGACCTTGAGCCTTCCCTTCGTGACAGGAAGGTTCTCAAGGAGATAGTGCTCAGAATGCTCATCTCGCTCATTCCGATCTTCCTTCTGTGGGCCATAGGCGTCGCCACCGGAATAAAGAAGAACGCCTTCGACGTCCTCCTCATAGTCGTCACCTCGACGATACTGGTCTCCTTCATCCTCGGATACTTCACCTCATTCGTCACCATCTTCGCCTTCAGGCGCGGCACCGACCCTGACAGCGTAGCCGCTCCGCTCGTCGCCTCGATGGGCGACTTTCTAACCGTTCCCTCTTTAGTGCTCTTCATACTCCTCATAGAGAAATCCCCCGAAGCCTTCAGGCTCTTCAACTACTCCATGATAGTCCTCTTCGCCGTCGTCGCCGCGGTGAGCAGAGTCAGAAAGGCGGAGTTCCTCGAACTGAAGCAGGTGTTCCTGACTATAACCGGCCTTGCACTGCTCTCCACCGTCTCTGGCTCGCTCCTGGCGAAGTTCAGCGGTGTGATACAGGCCTCGGTGATACTGAGCTTTATCTATCCAGCACTGCTGAGCTCCTTCGGCAACTACGGTTCAATAATAGCCGCCAAGACCTCAACTAAGCTCCACCTCGGTGAGATAGAGGGCTTCCTCTGTCCGAAGGCCTTCACCGACATACTGGCCCTCTTCACCACCGCCCCGGTGATAGGACTCACCAAGGTCCTCATAGGCGGTGCGCTGATGGCTCTCACGACCGGGGCGAGCGTTCCCCGGACGGTCTACTGGATAGTGCTCACCTACCCCTTCATGGCGCTCTTCATAATGCTCTACTCCTACGCGATCTCCTACTTCCTGTTCCAGAAGAACATCGACC
- a CDS encoding potassium channel family protein — protein sequence MEEWDEIEVPRNVKDIFIEMKNTAELMVDLAYSSILFNEEEMAEEVLELEEYLDLLNYHLMVHAVLAARSPKEAEQITSILHMAHAIDDMSNAAADLAKMVLEGVELHPVITEAILGSEEIIGKIYVSADSILVGKTLEELDLATNTGVWIVAVRRGKRWIFDPDGDFKIFPGDILIGRGTNTSIDYLKEIARGNIKVMGNE from the coding sequence GTGGAAGAGTGGGACGAAATCGAGGTTCCAAGGAACGTTAAGGACATTTTCATCGAGATGAAGAACACCGCCGAGCTGATGGTTGACCTGGCCTACTCCTCGATACTCTTCAACGAGGAGGAGATGGCCGAAGAGGTGCTTGAGCTTGAGGAGTACCTCGACCTGCTCAACTACCACCTCATGGTTCACGCAGTTTTGGCGGCTAGAAGCCCCAAGGAGGCCGAGCAGATAACGTCCATTCTCCACATGGCCCACGCCATAGATGACATGTCCAACGCCGCCGCGGACCTGGCGAAGATGGTTCTTGAAGGTGTTGAACTTCACCCAGTCATAACCGAAGCAATACTCGGCAGCGAGGAGATAATAGGCAAAATCTACGTTTCGGCCGATTCGATACTGGTGGGCAAAACCCTGGAGGAGCTGGATTTGGCCACGAACACCGGAGTATGGATAGTCGCGGTGAGAAGGGGCAAGCGCTGGATTTTCGACCCCGACGGGGACTTCAAGATATTCCCGGGGGACATACTCATAGGAAGGGGAACGAACACCTCCATAGACTACCTCAAGGAGATAGCCAGGGGCAACATCAAGGTGATGGGCAATGAGTGA
- a CDS encoding potassium channel family protein, which translates to MSELEEIRNCLIEMKDLSSLMVDLAFSSVMYNSEDIAEEVYLLEERMDELTLKVKKLALMLAKREEDPLKLLSVIDMAEINEQISDAAYKISDLVLRDVEPHPIIRKIMEESEEELGRVTVHRGSVLHGKTLEQLKLPSKIGTRILAIKRGSRYIYNPGRNDVIKEGDVLIAVGSDLDRLRKLAGEEVEEEE; encoded by the coding sequence ATGAGTGAGCTTGAAGAGATTAGGAACTGCCTCATAGAGATGAAGGACCTCTCATCGCTCATGGTTGATCTGGCCTTTTCCTCGGTGATGTACAACAGCGAGGACATAGCGGAGGAGGTTTACCTGCTTGAGGAGCGCATGGACGAGCTGACCCTCAAGGTCAAGAAGCTCGCTCTGATGCTTGCCAAGAGGGAGGAAGACCCGCTCAAGCTTCTCAGCGTCATAGATATGGCCGAGATAAACGAGCAGATAAGCGATGCCGCCTACAAAATATCCGACCTCGTGCTCCGCGACGTTGAGCCGCACCCGATAATCCGGAAGATAATGGAAGAGAGTGAGGAGGAACTCGGCAGGGTGACGGTTCACAGGGGCTCTGTTCTTCACGGCAAGACCCTCGAACAGCTCAAGCTTCCCAGCAAGATAGGAACCAGGATTCTGGCCATAAAGCGCGGGAGCAGGTACATCTACAACCCGGGACGGAACGACGTCATAAAGGAAGGCGACGTGCTCATAGCCGTTGGCTCCGACCTTGACAGGCTGAGGAAGCTGGCCGGCGAGGAAGTGGAAGAGGAGGAGTGA
- a CDS encoding endonuclease III domain-containing protein yields MTGTKSGSLSLEGFTFDETWEEKRKRAGRIVEVLMKTYPRERLLIGDPYRTLVHCIISQRMRDEVTYRVWGELFERYRDIETIANTPVEEMQRFLRERGVGLWKTKGEWIVKASRIILEEYGGKVPDDIHELMKLPGIGRKCANIVLAYGFGKQAIPVDTHVNRISKRLGLAPPRVPPEKVEEYLRELIPREKWIYVNHAMVDHGKNICNPIRPKCGECPLKELCPYAKGLVGNGDIR; encoded by the coding sequence ATGACGGGAACAAAATCAGGCTCGTTAAGCCTTGAGGGCTTCACCTTCGATGAAACCTGGGAGGAGAAGAGGAAAAGAGCCGGGAGAATCGTCGAGGTTTTGATGAAAACCTACCCGAGGGAGAGGCTCCTCATCGGCGACCCCTACCGAACGCTGGTTCACTGCATTATCTCCCAGCGCATGCGCGATGAGGTTACCTACCGCGTCTGGGGGGAGCTGTTCGAGAGGTACCGCGACATCGAGACTATAGCAAACACGCCGGTCGAGGAGATGCAGCGCTTTCTGAGGGAGCGTGGCGTCGGCCTCTGGAAGACAAAGGGTGAGTGGATAGTTAAGGCCTCGCGGATAATCCTCGAAGAGTACGGCGGGAAGGTGCCCGATGACATTCATGAGCTCATGAAATTGCCGGGCATAGGAAGGAAGTGCGCCAACATCGTTTTAGCTTACGGCTTCGGAAAGCAGGCTATCCCAGTTGATACCCACGTGAACAGGATAAGCAAGCGCCTCGGTTTGGCTCCACCGAGGGTTCCTCCTGAGAAGGTCGAGGAGTACCTGAGAGAACTAATCCCCAGGGAGAAGTGGATTTACGTGAACCACGCGATGGTGGACCACGGAAAGAACATATGCAACCCCATAAGGCCAAAGTGCGGCGAGTGTCCGCTAAAAGAACTCTGCCCTTACGCGAAGGGATTAGTGGGGAACGGGGACATCAGGTAG
- a CDS encoding DUF6849 domain-containing protein, producing MRVVMKPLFDAELPPGFEEILKDKLMGRELRTGEEVEVELLGKPLPFKVLLAEPSPLKVGRGTKIELSRGDVEVLDFEFDEAVKEVVPFDGGFVVVLGRKVLILNHTGQKIYSDEFEELNGVRVSKGTVVIIHDGNKIRLVKP from the coding sequence ATGAGGGTCGTCATGAAGCCCCTCTTCGACGCCGAGCTACCCCCTGGTTTCGAGGAGATATTAAAGGACAAGCTAATGGGAAGGGAGCTAAGGACTGGAGAAGAGGTCGAGGTTGAACTCCTTGGAAAGCCACTGCCCTTCAAGGTTCTCCTTGCCGAGCCGAGCCCTCTAAAGGTTGGCAGGGGGACGAAGATAGAGCTTTCGCGGGGGGACGTGGAGGTTCTGGACTTCGAGTTCGACGAAGCTGTGAAGGAAGTTGTTCCCTTCGACGGCGGCTTTGTCGTTGTGCTCGGCAGAAAGGTTCTAATTCTGAACCACACCGGGCAAAAGATTTATAGCGACGAGTTCGAAGAACTTAACGGAGTTAGGGTCTCCAAAGGAACAGTGGTGATAATCCATGACGGGAACAAAATCAGGCTCGTTAAGCCTTGA
- a CDS encoding PadR family transcriptional regulator — MERPNFRGYMKILILDLLREPMHGYGIMAELEGRYGMKLSAGTVYPILASLRRSGLIEVTSRGEREKKTYVITEKGLDYLAEHADDLAEAKRRMRAYKAFLELGGDELRAAFKELFESVDELTDEQRARIRELFTGCARELRLVLLGGGSYEGD; from the coding sequence ATGGAGAGACCTAACTTCAGGGGATACATGAAGATACTTATCCTTGACCTCCTCCGGGAGCCGATGCACGGCTACGGGATAATGGCGGAGCTGGAAGGAAGATACGGCATGAAGCTGAGCGCCGGAACTGTGTACCCTATCCTCGCCTCCCTGCGGAGAAGCGGCCTGATTGAGGTGACCAGCAGGGGTGAGAGGGAGAAAAAGACCTACGTGATCACCGAGAAGGGGCTGGACTACCTCGCGGAGCACGCTGATGATCTCGCCGAGGCAAAGCGCAGAATGCGCGCCTACAAGGCGTTCCTTGAGCTGGGAGGCGACGAGCTGAGGGCGGCCTTCAAGGAGCTCTTTGAGTCCGTGGACGAACTGACGGACGAGCAGAGGGCGAGGATCAGGGAGCTTTTTACCGGCTGCGCTAGGGAGCTGAGGCTGGTTCTTCTTGGAGGTGGAAGTTATGAAGGCGATTGA
- a CDS encoding ATP-binding cassette domain-containing protein: MKAIEVENLVKKYGDFEAVKGISFDVKQGEIFAFLGPNGAGKTTTVHVLTTLLKPTAGKAIVAGHDVVREPIEVRRKIGIVFQDPSVDRELTAYENMLIHGRIYGVENLKEKIERLLKFVELWEFKDRPVKFFSGGMQRRLEIARSLLHEPEILFLDEPTIGLDPQTRAHIWDYIRAMKEEHNMTIFLTTHYMDEAEQLADRIAIMDHGKIIAEGTAEELKKLVGNDIIYLKLQAREELKCLKADFIKGCKVLPDGRIRLDVDNAAEALPKLFEMAKENGIKILEVTYHRPTLNDVFLHLTGREIRDEGGEQSVAKMMMKARMRR; the protein is encoded by the coding sequence ATGAAGGCGATTGAGGTTGAAAACCTCGTTAAGAAGTACGGCGACTTTGAGGCCGTCAAGGGTATTTCGTTCGATGTAAAGCAGGGGGAGATATTTGCCTTCCTTGGCCCGAACGGGGCAGGAAAGACCACAACCGTCCACGTCCTCACGACGTTGCTGAAGCCAACGGCCGGGAAGGCCATAGTCGCCGGCCACGACGTTGTCAGGGAACCGATTGAAGTCAGGAGGAAGATAGGGATAGTCTTCCAGGATCCGAGCGTTGATAGAGAGCTTACCGCCTACGAGAACATGCTCATTCACGGCAGGATATACGGCGTTGAGAACCTGAAGGAGAAGATAGAGCGCCTCCTCAAGTTCGTCGAGCTGTGGGAGTTCAAGGACAGGCCCGTCAAGTTCTTCTCGGGCGGAATGCAGAGAAGGCTTGAGATAGCCCGCTCGCTGCTCCACGAGCCGGAGATACTCTTCCTCGACGAGCCGACCATAGGTCTTGACCCGCAGACCAGGGCGCACATCTGGGACTACATCAGGGCCATGAAGGAGGAGCACAACATGACGATATTCCTCACCACCCACTACATGGACGAGGCCGAGCAGTTAGCCGACAGGATAGCGATAATGGACCACGGGAAGATAATCGCGGAGGGCACCGCTGAGGAACTGAAAAAGCTCGTTGGCAACGATATAATCTACCTGAAGCTCCAGGCAAGGGAGGAGCTCAAGTGCCTCAAGGCGGATTTCATCAAGGGCTGCAAGGTGCTCCCGGACGGGAGGATCAGGCTGGACGTGGACAACGCGGCAGAAGCTTTGCCAAAGCTCTTCGAGATGGCGAAGGAGAACGGTATCAAAATCCTCGAAGTCACATACCACAGGCCGACGCTCAACGACGTCTTCCTGCACCTCACAGGCAGGGAAATCCGGGACGAGGGCGGAGAGCAGAGCGTGGCGAAAATGATGATGAAGGCTCGCATGAGGAGGTGA